A window of Scophthalmus maximus strain ysfricsl-2021 chromosome 10, ASM2237912v1, whole genome shotgun sequence contains these coding sequences:
- the creb3l4 gene encoding cyclic AMP-responsive element-binding protein 3-like protein 4, whose translation MDAESGELLFLGGGVAADSWQLDAPLSCSELVYGGSEKPLQDWAVDPDCATANCDSESEDVLHAVDPNEVFPNGPPADPSSESDSGVSEEPVVESPVAVATEATVYQVVYDISGLRGVKAEPGRENVISIELDEWSSQMLFSDSCIVSELPLVAAPLSTDDDLLNPDLQLTEEEQKLLNQEGVSLPNNLPLTKAEERVLKKVRRKIRNKQSAQDSRRRRKEYVDGLESRAAACSAQNKELQRTVEQLEKHNMSLLSQLRRLQSLIKQTVSKGAQTSTCLLIILVSLGLIIMPSFSPFRRNTSVDDDYRPVGVMSRNILTDPSSSSSSSSSQPATDEVESPAAQPDSMSPPAADASQSGRPQGAAAHPREPIEDPVHPGVDGTAREGSHKGNGSALVAGQTEPPDLGRRSAAGRGSRDPAKPGHADEM comes from the exons ATGGATGCAGAGAGCGGCGAGCTGTTGTTTCTCGGCGGCGGCGTGGCGGCAGACAGCTGGCAGCTGGACGCTCCGCTCTCCTGCTCTGAGCTGGTCTACGGCGGCTCGGAGAAACCCCTGCAGGACTGGGCGGTGGACCCCGACTGT GCGACGGCAAATTGCGACAGCGAGTCGGAGGACGTGCTGCACGCCGTCGATCCGAACGAGGTGTTTCCCAACGGACCGCCAGCGGACCCCTCGTCTGAGAGCGACAGCGGCGTCTCTGAGGAGCCAGTCGTCGAGAGTCCCGTCGCCGTGGCGACAGAGGCGACCGTCTACCAGGTGGTTTATGACATCAGCGGGCTGCGAGGTGTGAAGGCTGAACCTGGACGAGAGAACGTCATCTCCATAGAGCTTG ACGAGTGGAGTTCCCAGATGTTGTTTTCAGACTCGTGCATCGTGAGCGAGCTGCCGCTGGTCGCCGCCCCTCTGAGCACCGACGACGACCTG CTGAACCCGGATCTCcagctgacggaggaggagcagaagctgCTGAACCAGGAAGGAGTTTCTCTGCCCAACAACCTTCCTCTCACCAAG GCCGAGGAACGAGTCTTGAAGAAAGTTCGGAGGAAAATCCGCAACAAGCAGTCCGCTCAGGACAGCCGCCGCCGGAGGAAGGAGTACGTGGACGGACTGGAGAGCAG GGCGGCAGCGTGCTCAGCACAGAacaaggagctgcagaggaccgtggagcagctggagaaacaCAACAT GTCTCTGCTGTCTCAGCTGCGACGGCTTCAGTCTCTGATCAAACAGACGGTCAGCAAGGGAGCCCAGACCAGCACCTGCTTACTG aTCATCCTGGTCTCTCTGGGTCTGATCATCATGCCAAGTTTCAGTCCGTTCCGCCGCAACACGTCTGTGGACGACGACTACAGACCAGTCGGAG TTATGTCCAGAAACATCCTGACGGacccgtcctcgtcctcgtcctcgtcctcgtcccaGCCGGCAACAGACGAGGTCGAGAGTCCGGCTGCTCAGCCCGACTCCATGTCACCACCTGCTGCTGATGCCAGCCAATCAGGACGCCCGCAGGGGGCTGCGGCCCACCCCCGAGAGCCAATAGAAGACCCTGTACACCCAGGTGTTGATGGTACGGCCCGGGAGGGGAGCCATAAAGGAAACGGCTCAGCTCTTGTTGCCGGGCAGACTGAACCGCCGGACCTCGGCCGGAGGTCAGCGGCAGGAAGAGGAAGCCGCGATCCGGCCAAACCGGGACACGCCGACGAGATGTAG